The DNA sequence TGATGGGGATCATTATGATGGTGGGAATTACCGTTGCCTATAGCAATCTGCTCGTTGATAAAATGAACAATCTTTACAATGAAGGCAAAAATCTGCACGAAGCAATTAAAGAGGGGGTTGCGAACCGCTTCCGCCCTATTATTATGACGGCAACGGTTGCCATCTTGGCTATGGTGCCCATGGCGCTTGGGTACGAAACGGGCGGAGAAGCCAATGTTCCGTTGGCTCGCGCCATCATAGGCGGAGTTGCAGCTGCAACGGTTTTATCGCTGTTTATTGTGCCTATATTGTTCTTTTTATTTCATAAAAAATCTAATTCTCAAGGAAATTAACATGAGTTCACTTATAACATTTTTAACCATTACTATTCTATTTTTCAGTGGATGTACAAACGATGCTGCTCAAAAAGAGGTCGTGAAGACAGAAGAAAAAAGAGTGCCTACGGTTCTTGTCGCCAATCCTCAAAAACATGAGTTTGATGCCTCTATATCAATTGCAGGGAGTGCAAAACCAAATCAGCAGGTTAAAATATTTGCCATGAGCGACGGATACCTTAAGCAAACTATGGTCGATATTGGAGATTTTATCTCTCAGGGAGCAACGGTTGCCCTATTGGATAACCCGGAACTCTTTAGCAAAAAAGCAAAACTGCAAGCAGAGCTCAACGGTAAAAAAGTGCTCTATGAGAGACTTAAAAGTGTTTATGAAAAAACGCCGCAGCTCATTAGTGTTATCGATGTCGAAAATGCTCAAGCCGAGTTTGAAAGTCTTAGAGCGCAACTTCATGCCATAGAGATACAAACCTCTTATCTAAAAGTAAAAGCGCCGTTTTCAGGGGTTATAATCCAGCGCTTTGCCGATAAGGGTTCTATGATTCAAAATGGGTTAAATAACCCAAATGCCGTTGCACTGTTTGAGATTCAAGATATTAACCCAATCCGTTTGAGCGTCGATGTCCCAGAAACGGACGCCCCGCTTATTCATAAGGGGATGATAGCAAATATTACTTTTCCGGAATTGCCGACTCAGAATTTCAGTGCTAAAATTTCCCGCACCTCTTTTGGTTTAAACGAAGAGACAAAAACGATGGAAGTGCAAATAGACATTCCAAACAAAGATTTTAAAATCCATTCAGGAATGTACGCCAAGGTTGAAATTCCGATTAATGGGCATAAAAACACTCTCTGTGTTCCTAATGAAGCCGTAGGCAACATAAAAGGGGAATCTTTTATTTATGTAGTTGGGAATCAAAAAGTTAGAAAAGTAGTCATCAAAACAGGAGTTCGAGACAAAAAATTTACGGAAATTTTACATGGCGTTATAGATGCTAGCGATGCGATTGTGATATCGGGAAAAGAGTTTTGTTTTGAGGGTGCATCGGTCGATGCCAAACATGTGACAAGCAGATAGGAGAGAGTATGAAAACAGTGAAATTTACCCTTATTTGTACTCTTTTTAGCGCATTACTTTGTGCTTCTGAGGTAATGCCTATTGATTTGCAGAGCGTCTTAGAGTTAGGCGGTGCAAATAACCTTACCATCAAAGAGTTTCAAGCTAAACAAGAAGAGGCGTTGAAGAGTTTAGAAAAAGCCAAAGAGTGGTGGTTGCCAAATATTTATGCAGGGGTAAAAACCCAGCAGTTGTGGGGAGCTGCTATGAACGGTAACGGCAGCTTTTATACCGATGTCGATAGTGATAATCTTTGGGGTGGAGTAGGAGTAAAAATGAGACTCAATTTTGCCGATGGCATCTATAAAACCAAGGCGGCACAATTAAATGTTAGAACTCACTCTTTTGAGAGCATAGCCGAAAAGAACCAAGTGTTATTGTCATGCGTAAATGCTTACTATGATATGGCATATGAGCAGTTAAAATACAAAGCATATAAAAATTTAGCGGAGCAATCCGACACACTCATGCAGCAGATAGCGATTCAGGTGGAAGCAGGGCTGCGCTATCAGTCAGAACTACTGCTAGCTAAAGGCAATCATGCACATCTGAAATTGGAGATGATAAATGCACAGTCTGCTTACGAGCGCAAATCGGCAGAGTTGGTACGACTTCTTCATCTTAAAAACAGTGTCAAGCTCTCTATCGGCGAAGAGCTTCTGCTTCCATTAGATTTCCAGACAATATCGGACATAAACAGTGATATTGCATATACAAATAGAGCGGAAATAAAAGCTATAGACTCCTCGATTCTATCATTGCAAAAAGAAAAAAAAAGTATTACCGAGGGTATTTGGATGCCTGAGTTAAGCATCGATACCTATACTTCCTATTTTGGAAGTTTGCGTGGCGATATGACGCCGGTGGCGCTAAACCAAGGCTCTAAACAGCTCTACCCGACACAGGGTTTAAATCTCTCTTTGTTATGGAATATACCGCTGGGAGAACTTCTTTATCGTTCAAGCGAAGAGAAATACAATGCAAAAATCCAGACAGAGCGGGTAAAACTGCAACAAATGGATGCACAGATTAACGAAGAGCTCTCTAATGCTACTCAAGATATAGAGATAGGAAAAGAGAAAATCACTCTATCCAAAGAGGCGTTAAACAGTACAAA is a window from the Sulfurimonas crateris genome containing:
- a CDS encoding efflux RND transporter periplasmic adaptor subunit encodes the protein MSSLITFLTITILFFSGCTNDAAQKEVVKTEEKRVPTVLVANPQKHEFDASISIAGSAKPNQQVKIFAMSDGYLKQTMVDIGDFISQGATVALLDNPELFSKKAKLQAELNGKKVLYERLKSVYEKTPQLISVIDVENAQAEFESLRAQLHAIEIQTSYLKVKAPFSGVIIQRFADKGSMIQNGLNNPNAVALFEIQDINPIRLSVDVPETDAPLIHKGMIANITFPELPTQNFSAKISRTSFGLNEETKTMEVQIDIPNKDFKIHSGMYAKVEIPINGHKNTLCVPNEAVGNIKGESFIYVVGNQKVRKVVIKTGVRDKKFTEILHGVIDASDAIVISGKEFCFEGASVDAKHVTSR
- a CDS encoding TolC family protein: MKTVKFTLICTLFSALLCASEVMPIDLQSVLELGGANNLTIKEFQAKQEEALKSLEKAKEWWLPNIYAGVKTQQLWGAAMNGNGSFYTDVDSDNLWGGVGVKMRLNFADGIYKTKAAQLNVRTHSFESIAEKNQVLLSCVNAYYDMAYEQLKYKAYKNLAEQSDTLMQQIAIQVEAGLRYQSELLLAKGNHAHLKLEMINAQSAYERKSAELVRLLHLKNSVKLSIGEELLLPLDFQTISDINSDIAYTNRAEIKAIDSSILSLQKEKKSITEGIWMPELSIDTYTSYFGSLRGDMTPVALNQGSKQLYPTQGLNLSLLWNIPLGELLYRSSEEKYNAKIQTERVKLQQMDAQINEELSNATQDIEIGKEKITLSKEALNSTKEALNQSIERQKQGTAKPFEVFQVQQFYLQSKIDYLKAISDYNKAQFALKVAKGETL